From a region of the Leptidea sinapis chromosome 6, ilLepSina1.1, whole genome shotgun sequence genome:
- the LOC126965072 gene encoding corticotropin-releasing factor-binding protein isoform X1: protein MGVLFLLALVLTCDNINGLLIPGLGYASRDASPSLSWFSRVRRLPPLSHRIIDPNEDCFMVTSEEGELFFKSPSNEPVVCGIYMIAEPDKRIQVTFNYLDVPCDNGGLVAWIDGWELSGQVWPADSWDDERVVESCDRRPQHKLVSRQNAALVQYRVPAKGKGFAVTIRHLKNSKPCNIMLFGAEGVYTLRNHGETGNCSVIAISPSVVRVLDLNVGQTVKKSGILYLETGTLHRCTKRGLADYVDIGGASGLDHTRMEVFDSMCGLDSNEARRSILIACEDTVVRLVSSGKFQNSVTLAFAPLSVENIEDADLICGFNEV, encoded by the exons GGATTAGGATACGCTTCAAGAGATGCTTCACCGTCCTTGTCTTGGTTCTCAAGAGTGCGTCGGCTGCCTCCTCTCTCGCACCGCATCATAGATCCTAACGAAG ATTGTTTTATGGTGACATCTGAAGAAGGGGAGCTGTTCTTCAAGTCGCCGTCCAACGAGCCAGTGGTGTGTGGTATCTATATGATAGCGGAGCCAGATAAGAGAATCCAGGTCACTTTCAACTACCTCGACGTGCCGTGTGACAATGGAGGACTTGTGGCg tggATAGATGGCTGGGAGCTTAGTGGCCAGGTCTGGCCAGCTGACTCTTGGGATGACGAGAGAGTTGTGGAGTCATGTGACCGCCGACCACAGCATAAGCTGGTTTCCCGCCAAAATGCAGCGCTTGTGCAGTATCGGGTACCAGCTAAAGGGAAAGGTTTTGCAGTTACTATAAGACATTTGAAAAACTCCAAGC cgTGTAACATAATGCTGTTTGGTGCGGAAGGTGTATACACACTCCGTAACCACGGCGAAACTGGCAACTGCTCGGTGATAGCCATTTCTCCCAGCGTCGTGCGTGTATTGGATCTAAACGTTGGCCAAACTGTCAAAAAGAGTGGCATACTTTACTTGGAGACCGGAACACTACATCGA TGCACAAAGCGAGGCCTTGCCGACTACGTGGACATAGGTGGAGCCTCCGGACTGGATCACACTCGGATGGAGGTGTTCGATAGCATGTGTGGTCTCGACTCTAACGAAG cCCGTCGATCAATTCTGATTGCCTGCGAAGACACAGTAGTTCGACTGGTCTCCAGTGGAAAGTTCCAGAACTCCGTGACTCTTGCCTTTGCTCCGCTATCAGTGGAGAACATCGAGGATGCTGACCTTATCTGTGGATTCAATGAAGTCTAA
- the LOC126965072 gene encoding corticotropin-releasing factor-binding protein isoform X2, translated as MVTSEEGELFFKSPSNEPVVCGIYMIAEPDKRIQVTFNYLDVPCDNGGLVAWIDGWELSGQVWPADSWDDERVVESCDRRPQHKLVSRQNAALVQYRVPAKGKGFAVTIRHLKNSKPCNIMLFGAEGVYTLRNHGETGNCSVIAISPSVVRVLDLNVGQTVKKSGILYLETGTLHRCTKRGLADYVDIGGASGLDHTRMEVFDSMCGLDSNEARRSILIACEDTVVRLVSSGKFQNSVTLAFAPLSVENIEDADLICGFNEV; from the exons ATGGTGACATCTGAAGAAGGGGAGCTGTTCTTCAAGTCGCCGTCCAACGAGCCAGTGGTGTGTGGTATCTATATGATAGCGGAGCCAGATAAGAGAATCCAGGTCACTTTCAACTACCTCGACGTGCCGTGTGACAATGGAGGACTTGTGGCg tggATAGATGGCTGGGAGCTTAGTGGCCAGGTCTGGCCAGCTGACTCTTGGGATGACGAGAGAGTTGTGGAGTCATGTGACCGCCGACCACAGCATAAGCTGGTTTCCCGCCAAAATGCAGCGCTTGTGCAGTATCGGGTACCAGCTAAAGGGAAAGGTTTTGCAGTTACTATAAGACATTTGAAAAACTCCAAGC cgTGTAACATAATGCTGTTTGGTGCGGAAGGTGTATACACACTCCGTAACCACGGCGAAACTGGCAACTGCTCGGTGATAGCCATTTCTCCCAGCGTCGTGCGTGTATTGGATCTAAACGTTGGCCAAACTGTCAAAAAGAGTGGCATACTTTACTTGGAGACCGGAACACTACATCGA TGCACAAAGCGAGGCCTTGCCGACTACGTGGACATAGGTGGAGCCTCCGGACTGGATCACACTCGGATGGAGGTGTTCGATAGCATGTGTGGTCTCGACTCTAACGAAG cCCGTCGATCAATTCTGATTGCCTGCGAAGACACAGTAGTTCGACTGGTCTCCAGTGGAAAGTTCCAGAACTCCGTGACTCTTGCCTTTGCTCCGCTATCAGTGGAGAACATCGAGGATGCTGACCTTATCTGTGGATTCAATGAAGTCTAA
- the LOC126965056 gene encoding uncharacterized protein LOC126965056: MEVEEAICVYLLLRKKERKKKRQYWVHPILRDRFTHGQFQTLYPKLRSFEPKFFNYLRMSINSFDELLEMMSKQIESNDTHMRSSVSPEEKLVITLRYLGTGCSFGELHYNFRLGKSTITGIVREVCETLWEKVTKNVMPEPSEDIWKKIAKDFEKYANFPNCIGAIDGKHIRITKPKDSGSLYYNYKTFFSIVLLALCDSNYCFTFIDIGSYGKSSDSAIFKNSAFYKRLIEKSLHIPKPKPISETDPKPLPYVIVGDEAFGLSENVMRPYAGKGLSYEKKIFNYRLSRARRFIECTFGILANKWRIFHRPINVNIDFAEDIIKACCVLHNFVRTRDGIQYEDTLHTAPMSNLITLHAGRGTPSSLNIRDKYANYFVNEGRVEWQDTKI, translated from the exons ATGGAAGTCGAAGAAGCAATATGTGTGTACTTGTTGCTCcgtaaaaaagaaagaaagaagaaacggCAGTATTGGGTGCATCCAATATTACGCGATCGGTTTACTCATGGTCAGTTTCAGACTTTATATCCAAAATTAAGAAGTTTTGAACCAAAATTCTTCAATTATTTGAGAATGTCGATAAATTCATTTGATGAATTATTAGAAATGATGAGTAAACAAATTGAATCTAATGATACCCATATGAGGTCAAGCGTGTCCCCAGAAGAAAAACTCGTGATCACATTAAg ataTCTGGGTACTGGTTGTTCCTTTGGAGAACTACATTACAACTTTCGTCTTGGCAAATCTACAATCACAGGAATTGTCCGTGAAGTATGTGAAACTCTGTGGGAAAAAGTCACAAAAAACGTCATGCCTGAACCCAGCgaagatatatggaagaaaATAGCTAaagattttgaaaaatatgCAAATTTTCCCAATTGCATAGGCGCCATAGATGGCAAGCATATAAGGATTACAAAACCCAAAGATTCGGGttctttgtattataattacaaaacttttttttccaTAGTACTGTTGGCACTTTGTGATAGTAACTATTGTTTTACTTTCATAGATATCGGATCTTACGGAAAAAGTAGTGATtctgcaatttttaaaaattcagcATTTTATAAAAGGTTAATAGAAAAGTCATTACACATACCAAAACCTAAACCAATATCTGAAACAGATCCTAAACCATTGCCATACGTCATAGTTGGCGATGAAGCGTTTGGTTTATCCGAAAATGTAATGCGACCCTATGCAGGTAAAGGGCTatcatatgaaaaaaaaatatttaattacaggtTATCAAGAGCTCGACGTTTTATTGAATGCACTTTCGGAATTCTGGCAAACAAGTGGCGCATTTTTCATAGGCCTATAAACGTGAATATAGACTTTGCCGAAGACATAATAAAGGCCTGTTGCGTGCTACACAATTTTGTTAGAACTAGAGATGGTATACAGTATGAAGATACTTTACATACTGCGCCAATGAGTAATCTTATTACATTACATGCAGGAAGGGGTACACCATCATCATTAAACATTAGAGACAAATATGCTAATTACTTTGTGAATGAGGGTCGTGTAGAATGGCAAGACacgaaaatatga
- the LOC126965086 gene encoding uncharacterized protein LOC126965086, with protein MDRFDTELFIDEVEKRPALWNIQCAEYSNKTIKNGAWQELVEIFGENEDSLEKKVLFGVSLQKKWKNIRDAYNKEFKKGKSIPSGSGACKGSKYMYFDRLSFLQKTIENKETITNIDEAKNEEIRNIDQKLDNFVNAREIQPVPNKRKKTKITSEERLANILENSIESRDKIQRQIQESMSKQDDDDKLFCMSLYKELKKVPENKRLATKIELLQVIQKGQKLPSPIHITSQQNTHNAVFWQNQQYSNPQGYFTGYSTIVPGESPSPLSCNSTDDSQSSIVQNIYSDV; from the exons ATGGATCGCTTCGACACCGAGCTATTCATCGATGAGGTGGAAAAAAGACCTGCTTTGTGGAACATCCAATGTGCAGAATATTCTAACAAAACGATTAAAAACGGAGCTTGGCAGGAGCTGGTGGAGATTTTTGGAGAAAATGAGGATTCTTTGGAAAAGAAGGTTCTTTTTG GTGtatcattacaaaaaaaatggaagAACATCCGTGATGCTTATAATAAGGAATTCAAGAAAGGCAAATCAATTCCTTCTGGTTCTGGTGCATGTAAAGGTTCAAAATACATGTATTTCGACCGGCTTTCTTTTCTTCAGAAGACGATAGAAAACAAAGAAACTATCACAAACATAGATGAAGCCAAAAATGAAGAAATTCGGAACATTGACCAAAAGCtagataattttgtaaatgCACGTGAAATACAACCGGTACCCAATAAAAGGAAGAAAACTAAAATTACTTCAGAAGAGCGATTGGCTAACATATTAGAAAATAGTATTGAATCAAGAGATAAAATACAAAGACAAATACAAGAAAGTATGTCAAAGcaagatgatgatgataaacttTTTTGCATGTCATTGTATAAAGAGTTAAAGAAAGTTCCAGAAAATAAACGATTGGCTACTAAAATTGAATTGCTCCAGGTAATACAGAAAGGGCAGAAATTACCATCGCCTATTCATATCACGAGCCAGCAAAACACGCATAATGCAGTATTTTGGCAAAACCAACAATATTCAAACCCACAAGGATATTTCACTGGATATTCTACAATAGTACCAGGAGAGTCTCCATCGCCTTTATCATGCAATAGCACTGACGATTCACAGTCTTCTatagtacaaaatatatattctgacgtataa